Proteins encoded by one window of Primulina huaijiensis isolate GDHJ02 chromosome 1, ASM1229523v2, whole genome shotgun sequence:
- the LOC140987862 gene encoding arogenate dehydratase 3-like, which produces MVSLNSPCTRPDLNSLFRTADTSLNHHRVGLERYVIQCVSRFDSSNPNSAAASIYTGFSFGAGLVGRSRFEWQSSCALLASKVMSLEQDTEKSNGGGDGIAAVNGHPALDLVPIKNQSVSTTLLPRPLSISDLSPAPMHGSQLRVAYQGVPGAYSEAAAGKAYPNCEAIPCDQFEVAFQAVELWIADRAVLPVENSLGGSIHRNYDLLLRHRLHIVGEVQLPVHHCLLALPGVRKEYLTRVISHPQALSQCEHTLTKMDLNVIREAVDDTAGAAEYIAANNLLNTAAIASARASELYGLSILVNGIQDDSSNVTRFVMLAREPIIPRTDRPFKTSIVFAHEKGTSVLFKVLSAFAFRNISLTKIESRPRRNSPIRLVEDAETGTAKHFEYMFYIDFEASLAEVRAQNALAEMQEYTSFLRILGSYPMDMTPLTPSSPQH; this is translated from the coding sequence ATGGTGTCTCTGAATTCTCCCTGTACACGTCCCGATCTGAATTCTCTGTTCCGGACAGCAGATACTAGTCTGAACCACCACCGGGTCGGGTTGGAGAGGTACGTCATCCAATGTGTTTCGAGGTTCGATTCTTCGAATCCGAATTCGGCTGCAGCTTCGATTTATACGGGCTTCAGTTTTGGCGCTGGGTTGGTTGGAAGGAGCCGGTTTGAGTGGCAGAGTTCTTGCGCCCTTCTTGCAAGCAAAGTGATGTCCCTGGAGCAAGATACTGAGAAAAGTAATGGTGGCGGCGATGGTATCGCAGCCGTAAATGGTCACCCGGCATTAGACCTTGTACCGATCAAGAATCAGTCTGTTTCAACGACGTTGCTGCCTCGGCCGTTGAGTATTTCCGACCTGTCTCCGGCCCCGATGCATGGTTCTCAGCTCAGGGTAGCGTATCAGGGTGTTCCCGGAGCTTATAGTGAAGCCGCTGCCGGCAAGGCGTATCCCAATTGTGAAGCTATTCCCTGCGACCAATTTGAAGTGGCGTTCCAGGCGGTTGAGCTTTGGATAGCCGACAGAGCCGTCCTCCCTGTGGAAAACTCCCTCGGCGGCTCCATCCACCGTAACTACGATCTGCTCCTCCGCCACCGCCTCCACATCGTCGGAGAAGTCCAGCTCCCCGTGCACCACTGCCTCCTGGCACTCCCCGGAGTCCGTAAAGAGTACCTCACCCGCGTGATCAGTCACCCACAGGCCTTGTCCCAATGCGAGCACACGCTCACCAAAATGGACCTCAACGTCATCCGGGAAGCGGTCGATGACACGGCCGGAGCTGCTGAATACATCGCCGCCAACAACCTCCTCAACACCGCCGCAATCGCCTCCGCACGAGCGTCCGAGCTATACGGCCTAAGCATACTCGTGAATGGGATCCAAGACGACTCAAGCAACGTAACACGATTTGTCATGCTTGCGAGGGAACCGATAATCCCTCGCACGGATAGGCCATTCAAAACAAGCATCGTATTCGCGCACGAAAAGGGCACCAGCGTGCTATTCAAAGTCCTATCCGCCTTTGCTTTCAGGAACATCAGTTTGACAAAAATCGAGTCCCGGCCTCGCCGGAACTCCCCGATCAGATTAGTGGAGGACGCGGAGACGGGGACGGCCAAGCACTTCGAATACATGTTTTACATAGATTTCGAGGCGTCGTTGGCGGAGGTGCGGGCGCAAAATGCCTTAGCGGAGATGCAAGAATATACTTCTTTTCTGAGAATCCTAGGAAGCTACCCCATGGATATGACTCCATTGACTCCATCTTCCCCGCAACACTAA